The following coding sequences are from one Liolophura sinensis isolate JHLJ2023 chromosome 12, CUHK_Ljap_v2, whole genome shotgun sequence window:
- the LOC135479488 gene encoding CAP-Gly domain-containing linker protein 2-like — translation MVLFVNVNLGQRVDVYLWDNIYTGTVRYKGCLNSLKGEWVGVELDKAVGTHSGMIKGRRYFQCTDKHGVFVRASRLRFKPIRRYLYNTYHTKERESSCEETLFTRTIPEVKNGPYDPVSISDIYNGNAKNMFEDSGNVFGPRRAFPLRHSVSNSIPAATMLRPRSAALTYTSRPVHNQYSLEDDGFISSPSIPKTHMPFSALHRQVKRGWDGAHYTREMSVHNGRDVMKFNQWNDISE, via the exons ATGGTGTTATTTGTGAATGTTAACCTTGGACAGCGTGTGGATGTGTACTTGTGGGACAACATATACACAGGGACAGTGCGTTATAAAGGTTGTCTTAATTCACTGAAAGGAGAATGGGTTGGGGTTGAGCTAGACAAAGCAG TTGGCACCCACAGTGGGATGATCAAAGGCAGAAGGTATTTCCAGTGTACAGACAAGCATGGGGTATTTGTCAGGGCAAGCAGGTTGCGGTTCAAGCCCATTAGGAGata TTTGTACAACACTTATCACACGAAAGAAAGAGAAAGCTCTTGCGAAGAGACGCTTTTTACCAGAACAA TTCCGGAAGTGAAAAATGGTCCTTATGATCCAGTGTCTATCTCAGATATTTACAACGGAAATgccaaaaatatgtttgaag ATTCCGGGAATGTCTTCGGCCCTCGTCGTGCTTTCCCGCTGCGCCACTCTGTCAGTAACAGCATCCCTGCTGCCACCATGCTCAGACCACGCTCTGCGGCCCTTACTTACACCAGCCGGCCTGTTCACAACCAGTATAGCCTAGAGGACGACGGCTTCATCTCCAGTCCATCCATCCCCAAAACACACATGCCATTCTCCGCCCTCCATCGACAAGTGAAGCGAGGCTGGGACGGAGCCCACTACACGCGTGAAATGTCCGTCCACAATGGCAGAGATGTTATGAAGTTCAACCAATGGAATGACATTTCCGAGTGA